A part of Desulfobacter sp. genomic DNA contains:
- a CDS encoding formate dehydrogenase accessory protein FdhE, which produces MENNTLRIISKTMGRMAAREHLPRELMSLLGRTAQLQADESNGLDLDLSGINLSRSPICPPEQFPLDRNRFTALARKIINLILNCADEMPPAMAQAALAFNSALKNGELHLETALREVQACIAGKSTPGPTLAAWAKQIPGAPSAMAFLVTAAAAPSIESGAVALAEAAGLDREAINPTGTCPVCGSLPYMLELREKEGQRFAHCAHCRHTYRIRRLSCACCNTDNADQLKYFTADGEPGYRVETCDACRTYIKTIDFRELDREAFAPLNDLESMSLDILAGNEGFQRMAPSVWSI; this is translated from the coding sequence ATGGAAAACAATACATTAAGAATCATTTCCAAGACCATGGGACGGATGGCGGCCAGGGAGCATCTGCCCCGGGAGCTGATGTCGCTTCTGGGCCGGACCGCCCAGCTCCAGGCGGATGAAAGCAACGGGCTGGACCTGGATCTGTCCGGCATCAATCTTTCCCGCTCTCCCATCTGTCCTCCGGAACAATTCCCCCTGGACCGGAACCGTTTCACGGCCCTTGCCCGGAAAATCATCAACCTCATCCTCAATTGCGCCGATGAAATGCCCCCGGCCATGGCCCAGGCAGCCCTGGCCTTTAATTCAGCCCTGAAAAACGGTGAACTGCACCTTGAAACCGCATTGCGCGAGGTACAGGCCTGCATTGCAGGGAAAAGCACCCCCGGCCCCACCCTTGCCGCATGGGCAAAACAAATACCCGGTGCCCCCTCGGCCATGGCCTTCCTTGTCACTGCCGCCGCAGCCCCGAGCATTGAATCCGGCGCCGTTGCCCTGGCCGAGGCCGCAGGGCTTGACCGGGAGGCAATCAATCCCACCGGCACCTGCCCCGTCTGCGGCAGCCTGCCCTATATGCTGGAACTGCGGGAAAAAGAGGGGCAGCGGTTCGCCCACTGCGCCCACTGCCGCCATACATACCGGATCAGGCGGCTTTCCTGTGCCTGCTGCAACACCGACAATGCAGATCAGCTCAAATACTTCACCGCCGACGGGGAGCCCGGATACCGGGTGGAAACCTGCGACGCCTGCAGGACATATATCAAGACCATTGACTTCAGGGAACTGGACCGGGAGGCCTTTGCCCCCTTGAACGACCTTGAATCCATGTCCCTGGACATCCTTGCCGGGAATGAAGGATTCCAGCGCATGGCTCCCTCGGTGTGGTCAATTTAA